The Leclercia sp. S52 genome has a segment encoding these proteins:
- the pptA gene encoding tautomerase PptA — protein sequence MPHVNIKCFPRDLNDEQKTALAADIAEVITRHLNSKDRSISVALNEVQEADWKAQVWDTEIGPKLDELIKKPGYSM from the coding sequence ATGCCACACGTCAATATCAAATGCTTCCCTCGCGACCTGAACGACGAGCAAAAAACCGCCCTGGCCGCGGATATCGCCGAGGTGATCACCCGCCATCTGAACAGTAAAGATCGCTCTATTTCCGTGGCCCTGAACGAAGTTCAGGAAGCCGACTGGAAAGCGCAGGTCTGGGATACGGAGATTGGCCCGAAGCTGGATGAGTTGATTAAGAAGCCGGGTTATTCGATGTAA
- a CDS encoding amino acid ABC transporter ATP-binding protein: protein MQASPEGHISITGVSKFFGRHKALDNVSLEIPPGSVTVILGPSGSGKSTLLRTINHLERVDEGFIQIDGDYIGYRREGNTLYELKEKAILKQRVNVGYVFQNFNLFPHLTVLENLIEAPIAHKQLSRKAAVERAYDLLDVVGLRDKADAWSRHLSGGQQQRIAIARALALRPRVMLFDEPTSALDPELVGEVLDVIKKLARSGTTLVVVTHEIGFAREVADQVVFMVDGKIVEQGSSDEVLNRPSHARTRQFLSKVL from the coding sequence ATGCAAGCCTCTCCTGAAGGACATATTTCGATTACCGGCGTGAGCAAGTTCTTTGGCCGCCACAAGGCGCTGGATAACGTCTCGCTGGAGATCCCGCCGGGCTCGGTGACGGTGATCCTCGGGCCCTCCGGCTCCGGTAAATCCACACTGCTGCGCACCATAAACCACCTGGAACGCGTCGATGAAGGCTTTATCCAGATTGACGGGGACTACATCGGCTATCGCCGGGAGGGCAACACCCTGTACGAGCTGAAAGAGAAAGCGATCCTCAAACAGCGGGTTAACGTCGGCTACGTGTTCCAGAACTTCAACCTGTTCCCGCACCTGACGGTGCTGGAAAACCTGATCGAGGCACCCATCGCCCACAAACAGCTGAGCCGTAAAGCCGCCGTCGAACGGGCTTACGATCTGCTCGACGTGGTAGGGCTGCGCGATAAGGCCGATGCCTGGTCGCGCCATCTTTCGGGCGGGCAGCAGCAGCGCATCGCCATTGCCCGCGCTCTGGCCCTGCGCCCGCGGGTGATGCTGTTTGATGAGCCGACCTCGGCGCTGGATCCCGAGCTGGTGGGCGAAGTGCTGGACGTGATCAAAAAGCTGGCCCGCTCCGGCACTACCCTGGTGGTGGTGACCCATGAGATTGGCTTCGCCCGGGAAGTGGCGGATCAGGTGGTGTTTATGGTCGACGGCAAAATCGTTGAACAGGGCAGCAGCGACGAGGTGCTCAACCGCCCGTCCCACGCCCGAACGCGGCAGTTCCTGTCGAAAGTACTGTAA
- a CDS encoding ABC transporter six-transmembrane domain-containing protein produces the protein MLTLKNAAPAAVPNSAVKTLKLLGQRHSRKLVLTFLLVAAENITMLLYPLLAGFAINAIVNGQALHAVLYAVMVFTMWAIGAARRSVDTRTFARIYAELAVPVIIAQREEQHSASTIAARVALSREFVDFFEKHLPVLVTSVASIIGAAVMLLLLQFWTGVACLFILVFFALFLPGFTRRNETLFLRLNDRLEKEVAFVNSASRMSLSRHYDVLARLRIKLSDREAFGYLAIGTVTAILFASTILTMSFEGGLDAGHIYSVMTYMWMFAMSLDDGPQLLEKYSQLKDIGKRVNTSSL, from the coding sequence ATGCTTACCTTAAAAAATGCGGCACCAGCCGCAGTCCCGAACAGCGCGGTCAAGACGCTCAAATTGCTGGGCCAACGACATAGCCGAAAACTCGTCCTTACCTTCTTACTGGTGGCAGCTGAAAACATCACCATGCTGCTTTATCCCCTGCTGGCGGGGTTTGCGATCAATGCCATTGTTAACGGTCAGGCGTTACATGCCGTGCTCTATGCGGTGATGGTGTTTACGATGTGGGCGATTGGCGCGGCAAGACGCAGCGTCGATACCCGCACCTTTGCGCGCATTTACGCCGAACTGGCCGTTCCGGTCATTATTGCGCAACGCGAAGAACAGCACAGTGCTTCAACCATTGCCGCCCGCGTGGCGCTGTCGCGTGAATTTGTCGATTTTTTCGAGAAACACTTGCCGGTGCTGGTGACCTCTGTCGCGTCCATCATTGGTGCCGCAGTGATGTTGCTCCTGCTGCAGTTCTGGACCGGCGTCGCCTGTCTGTTCATCCTGGTGTTCTTTGCCCTGTTTTTACCGGGATTCACCCGCAGGAACGAAACGTTGTTCCTGAGACTGAACGATCGGCTGGAAAAAGAGGTCGCCTTTGTGAACAGCGCTTCACGGATGTCGCTTTCCAGGCACTACGATGTGCTGGCGCGGCTCAGAATAAAACTGTCGGATCGGGAAGCCTTTGGCTATTTAGCTATCGGCACGGTGACCGCGATTTTATTCGCCAGCACCATCCTGACTATGTCGTTCGAAGGGGGGCTGGATGCCGGTCATATCTATTCGGTCATGACCTACATGTGGATGTTTGCGATGAGTCTGGATGACGGGCCGCAGCTGCTGGAAAAATATTCCCAGCTTAAGGATATTGGTAAGCGGGTTAATACCAGTAGCCTTTAA
- a CDS encoding amino acid ABC transporter permease has translation MNNVETIKVVPARYPLRTVGAIVALFVLAVVIQSVAFNPRWEWSVFARWFFDPVILEGVGQTLLLTLIGTALSVVIGGLLALARLSSSWLLSSLAWGYIWLFRSLPLIVVLIILYNFSYLYDTLSLGVPFTGITWGSFETINVLGQFSTAVVGLTLVQSAYTAEIIRGGFLGVDHGQYEAAAALGLPASRRTLRIILPQALRTILPSGFNEIISLAKGTAMVYVLAMPELFYTIQMIYNRTQEVIPLLMVGAVWYLVITTVLSAIQHLVERALARSERRSAVNTTRATRTRSVTTQTTQEPVHASLS, from the coding sequence ATGAACAACGTTGAAACCATCAAAGTGGTCCCGGCGCGCTACCCGCTGCGCACGGTGGGGGCGATTGTTGCGCTGTTTGTGCTGGCGGTTGTCATTCAGTCGGTGGCCTTTAACCCACGCTGGGAGTGGAGCGTGTTCGCACGCTGGTTCTTCGACCCGGTGATCCTTGAAGGGGTGGGGCAGACCTTGCTCCTGACCCTGATCGGCACCGCGCTCAGCGTGGTGATCGGCGGCCTGTTAGCCCTGGCGCGACTGTCGTCCTCGTGGCTGCTGAGCAGCCTCGCCTGGGGCTACATCTGGCTGTTCCGCTCCCTGCCGCTGATTGTGGTGCTGATCATCCTCTACAACTTCTCCTATCTGTACGACACGCTGTCGCTTGGCGTGCCATTCACCGGCATCACCTGGGGCAGCTTTGAGACCATCAACGTGCTGGGGCAATTCTCCACCGCGGTGGTCGGGCTGACGCTGGTGCAGAGCGCCTATACTGCGGAAATTATTCGCGGCGGCTTCCTCGGGGTCGATCACGGCCAGTATGAAGCCGCCGCCGCGCTGGGTTTACCGGCCTCGCGCCGCACCCTGCGCATCATCCTGCCCCAGGCGCTGCGCACCATTCTGCCGTCCGGGTTCAACGAAATCATCAGCCTCGCCAAGGGCACGGCAATGGTTTACGTCCTGGCGATGCCGGAGCTGTTCTACACCATCCAGATGATCTACAACCGCACCCAGGAGGTGATCCCGCTGCTGATGGTCGGTGCCGTCTGGTATCTGGTGATCACCACCGTGCTCTCCGCGATCCAGCATCTGGTGGAACGTGCCCTGGCCCGCAGCGAGCGCCGCTCGGCGGTGAACACTACCCGCGCGACCCGCACCCGTTCCGTTACCACCCAAACCACACAGGAGCCTGTCCATGCAAGCCTCTCCTGA
- a CDS encoding transporter substrate-binding domain-containing protein encodes MKKGLLALLVVASTSHAAIDLQANEQPLPVTVDKQAVAKIPANYKFVEPGTLTVAISALNSPPLALLASDNRTRIGSDPDIARLLAGSLGLKLKLVPTAWEDWPLGITSGRYDVALVNIAVTEQRKQKFDFATYRVDNLAFSVKSTSEVQSIKNAADLSGKKVIVGSGTNQERILLGWNEENKNARREPALPVYLTDDASGNLYIQSGRADVFFGPQSVSAYKEALTGKTRVVGLGPKKAYVATTTKKGNELVYALQAALDGAIQRGDYQKVLARWGEQGEAVAQSEVNPPGITY; translated from the coding sequence ATGAAAAAAGGATTACTGGCGTTGTTAGTGGTGGCATCCACCAGCCACGCCGCGATTGATTTACAGGCCAACGAGCAGCCGCTGCCGGTGACGGTGGATAAGCAGGCGGTGGCGAAGATCCCCGCGAACTACAAATTTGTCGAACCGGGTACGCTGACCGTCGCCATTTCGGCCCTTAACTCGCCGCCGCTGGCGCTGCTGGCCAGCGATAACCGCACCCGCATCGGCAGCGACCCGGATATCGCCCGGCTGCTGGCGGGCAGCCTCGGGTTAAAACTCAAGCTGGTGCCGACAGCGTGGGAGGACTGGCCGCTGGGCATCACCTCCGGGCGCTACGACGTGGCGCTGGTCAACATTGCGGTGACCGAGCAGCGTAAACAGAAGTTCGATTTCGCCACCTATCGCGTCGATAACCTGGCTTTCTCGGTGAAATCCACCAGCGAAGTTCAGTCGATCAAGAACGCCGCCGATCTGTCAGGTAAAAAAGTGATTGTCGGCTCCGGCACCAATCAGGAACGCATTCTGTTGGGCTGGAATGAAGAGAACAAAAACGCCAGGCGCGAGCCTGCGCTGCCGGTCTACCTGACCGACGACGCCTCCGGCAATCTCTATATCCAGTCCGGCAGGGCGGACGTGTTCTTCGGTCCACAGTCGGTATCGGCCTATAAAGAGGCCCTCACCGGCAAAACGCGGGTGGTGGGCTTAGGGCCGAAGAAGGCGTATGTCGCCACCACCACCAAAAAAGGTAACGAGCTGGTGTATGCCCTGCAGGCTGCGCTCGACGGGGCCATCCAGCGGGGTGACTACCAGAAAGTGCTGGCCCGTTGGGGCGAGCAGGGCGAAGCGGTGGCGCAGTCGGAGGTCAATCCGCCCGGGATAACCTACTGA
- a CDS encoding GNAT family N-acetyltransferase, whose amino-acid sequence MSELFRDVSPEDADLQPIIEGLFGEYAARYGDYFSKDAEIELTEWYLAPQGLFIVLERDGKIIATGAYKPFDAQTAEIKRIWTDKSLRQQGLAARVVQELERRAVLAGYSQIYLTTGFRQPEAVRLYLSQGYAAQFDLTRDPEEYSQPPFDGRLRFTKTLVREAFSKSA is encoded by the coding sequence ATGAGCGAGCTTTTTCGTGACGTTTCGCCGGAGGACGCCGATCTTCAGCCCATCATCGAGGGCCTGTTCGGCGAGTACGCGGCGCGCTACGGCGACTATTTTTCCAAAGATGCCGAGATCGAGCTGACCGAGTGGTATCTGGCGCCGCAGGGGCTGTTTATTGTGCTGGAGCGCGACGGGAAAATCATCGCCACCGGGGCCTACAAACCCTTCGATGCGCAGACCGCGGAGATCAAACGCATCTGGACCGACAAATCCCTGCGCCAGCAGGGGCTTGCCGCCCGGGTAGTGCAGGAGCTGGAGCGCCGGGCGGTACTGGCCGGCTACAGCCAGATCTACCTCACCACCGGTTTCCGTCAGCCGGAAGCGGTGCGGCTCTACCTGAGCCAGGGCTACGCGGCGCAGTTCGACCTGACCCGTGACCCGGAAGAGTACAGCCAGCCGCCGTTCGACGGGCGGCTGCGCTTCACCAAAACGCTGGTACGCGAAGCGTTCAGTAAATCGGCATGA
- a CDS encoding glutathione S-transferase family protein, producing MIKVYGVPGWGSAISEVMLTLADIPYQFINVDGFDKPGATRELLEKLNPLCQVPTLELENGEIMTETAAIALLVLDRCPDLAPPVGRAERQQFQRLLIWLVANVYPTFTYADYPERWAPDAPEQLQQNCREYRKSLYLWLDNHLKAAPWAFGEQITLIDCYLCVMRTWGPRPDWFAANTPNITAIADNLCKLPKLHKVLKDNDILC from the coding sequence ATGATCAAAGTCTATGGCGTTCCCGGCTGGGGCTCAGCCATCAGCGAAGTGATGCTGACCCTCGCCGATATTCCGTATCAGTTTATCAACGTGGATGGGTTCGATAAGCCGGGTGCCACGCGCGAACTGCTCGAAAAACTCAACCCGCTGTGTCAGGTGCCGACGCTCGAACTGGAGAACGGCGAGATCATGACGGAAACGGCAGCGATTGCGCTGCTGGTGCTGGATCGCTGTCCCGATCTGGCACCTCCCGTCGGGCGCGCGGAGCGCCAGCAGTTTCAGCGCCTGCTGATCTGGCTGGTGGCGAATGTCTATCCCACTTTTACCTACGCCGACTACCCGGAGCGCTGGGCACCGGATGCCCCGGAACAGCTACAGCAGAACTGCCGCGAATACCGTAAATCGCTCTACCTGTGGCTGGATAACCACCTCAAAGCTGCGCCCTGGGCCTTTGGCGAGCAGATCACCCTTATCGACTGTTATTTGTGCGTGATGCGGACCTGGGGGCCACGCCCGGACTGGTTTGCCGCCAACACGCCGAATATCACCGCCATTGCCGATAACCTGTGCAAGCTCCCGAAACTGCACAAGGTGCTAAAAGACAACGACATACTCTGCTAG
- a CDS encoding LysR family transcriptional regulator: MELQHLRCFLAVAETLHFGQAAQRLDMLPSALGRNIRLLEEALGTRLFTRSTRRVALTENGVLLREEARKLLAHADAIMLQFRQNPRRAQPLLRVGTIDSAAIGLLPGLLQLFRQHYPTVEIQLFEDKTVHLLPKLKSGRLDLVFIRPPAQLDGQFGRAFLCNEPGILALPASHPFADRERVDIAELEGMPMILPERRSRPHSHDLTMNLFHNAGIEVTVSQMADEKQTIINLVAAGIGLAIVPAWSSRYLMPGVKFVQLNGAEQMGMPLEAVWMAGAQDEIRDNMLEMLKEHPELYV; the protein is encoded by the coding sequence ATGGAACTACAACACCTGCGCTGTTTCCTGGCGGTGGCAGAGACCCTGCATTTCGGCCAGGCGGCCCAGCGCCTGGATATGCTGCCCTCCGCCCTGGGAAGGAATATTCGTCTTTTAGAAGAGGCACTTGGCACGCGTCTGTTTACCCGCTCGACCCGCCGGGTGGCACTGACGGAGAACGGCGTGTTGCTGCGGGAAGAGGCGCGAAAACTGCTCGCCCACGCCGACGCGATTATGTTGCAATTTCGTCAAAATCCACGCCGGGCGCAGCCGCTTTTGCGCGTCGGGACTATCGACAGCGCGGCCATCGGGTTGCTGCCGGGATTGCTGCAACTGTTCCGCCAGCACTACCCGACGGTGGAGATCCAGCTCTTCGAAGATAAGACCGTCCATCTGCTGCCAAAGCTGAAAAGCGGCAGGCTGGATCTGGTGTTTATCCGCCCTCCCGCCCAGCTGGATGGACAGTTTGGCCGGGCATTTTTATGCAACGAGCCCGGCATTCTGGCCCTGCCTGCCAGCCATCCGTTTGCCGATCGTGAAAGGGTCGATATTGCCGAACTGGAAGGAATGCCGATGATCCTGCCGGAGCGGCGCTCGCGCCCCCACAGTCACGATCTGACCATGAATCTGTTCCATAATGCGGGCATTGAAGTGACGGTGTCACAGATGGCGGACGAGAAACAGACCATCATCAACCTTGTGGCGGCGGGAATTGGGCTGGCGATTGTCCCGGCCTGGAGCAGCCGTTATCTGATGCCTGGGGTGAAGTTTGTGCAGCTCAACGGCGCGGAGCAGATGGGGATGCCGCTGGAGGCGGTGTGGATGGCCGGGGCGCAGGATGAGATTCGGGATAATATGCTGGAGATGCTGAAGGAGCATCCGGAGCTGTATGTTTAG
- a CDS encoding TetR/AcrR family transcriptional regulator: MKETKEALKARILDGAIALFLEKGIANVTTRELTESLGISRSHIYHYFSNWQALCIAALDRFMRDELETFTREVAALPSTQKMERLVIDFLPFEPDAAWQLYGSTWQLALHNDVYAEFVESITQAWNEIVRGIVEEGVANGSFRECDVSRTTRQLISLLNGYDEFLGVRPSAEKCAMVEADIADFIQRFIYKA, from the coding sequence ATGAAAGAAACAAAAGAGGCGTTAAAAGCCAGGATCCTGGACGGGGCTATCGCACTATTTCTGGAGAAGGGGATCGCTAACGTCACCACGCGTGAGTTGACCGAGTCGTTAGGGATCTCTCGTAGCCATATTTACCATTATTTCAGCAACTGGCAGGCCCTGTGTATCGCCGCGCTGGATCGTTTTATGCGCGATGAACTGGAGACATTTACCCGTGAGGTGGCGGCATTACCCTCCACGCAAAAAATGGAACGCCTGGTCATCGATTTTTTACCCTTTGAGCCGGATGCCGCCTGGCAGCTGTATGGCTCAACGTGGCAGTTAGCGCTGCATAATGACGTTTACGCTGAATTTGTGGAATCCATCACGCAAGCGTGGAACGAAATCGTCCGCGGCATTGTTGAGGAGGGCGTAGCGAATGGGAGCTTTCGCGAGTGTGACGTCAGCCGCACCACGCGACAGCTGATTTCACTGTTGAATGGTTATGATGAGTTTCTGGGCGTGCGGCCTTCGGCGGAAAAATGCGCCATGGTCGAAGCCGATATTGCCGATTTTATTCAACGATTTATTTACAAGGCGTAA